TCCCATTTTTCTAAAATTTTAGGATTAAAGTGTTGACTAAAACTAATACCCATTCTAAAAATCAGCCTTGGCATATTTCGAACGAATATCTCCCCAAAATACTGACATTTTTTTACTTCCAAAATATCAGCATGGGTTTAAAGATAGATTTGCCCGTTTGGAAACATTAACTTTACCTTGCAGAAACTTCTACTTTAATTGCTCTGAGAAAACGACTAATTGTGAACAAGAAAACTACCTACAGCCTCCTGCTTATCCTTTGCTTCATGTTGGTTTTGCCAAACTTATCTAAGGCGCAGCTAGGCCCTAATCTTGGCCAAATGGATCATTGGATGAAAGGCGCCAAAGCAGCTATTGAAAGAAATGACTACGAGACAGCAAATGGAATCTTCCGAAATATGATAGATTCCGGTCAGCAGTTGCCAGAAGAAATGCCTTATTACTTTGCTGAAACACTCTACCACCTGAAGCAATATGACAACGCATCCAATTTTGTAAACAAATACCTAGAGCTAAGCGGCTTTAAAGGTCAAAACTATCAAGGTGCACAGGAACTGCAGGAAAAACTGGCAGGTCCACTTCAGGAGATCCAGGAGTGTCAGCTCTGTGATCGCCGAGGCTATAGATACCAGAATTGTTTTACCTGTGACGGAAAGAGACAAGTGGAGCAGGATTGTCATTACTGCAAAGCCAAAGGCATAGTAGGTTGTAGCCGATGCAGTGGTTCAGGCATGATCACCAAGGTAAACATCTTTAATATCGTGGAATACTTTGAATGTGAACGCTGCGCAGGAAAAGGAAGATTGACCTGTCCGGTCTGTGAAGGGAGCCTAAAGGAAGTAAGCTCCTGCCGAACCTGCGGGGGAAGTGGCAAACTTTCGTCAGAAGCGCTTTGCGATCATCTGGAAGAAGCGCATGAACATTAAATCCACAAGTTGAACTAGCTGTTCTACGCCACAACCTATACCTCCAAACCAAAAAAAACCGGCCTAGGCCGGTTTTTTCATTTAAGCTTACATGAAAATTTCATCTGTGGAATCTAAAAATGCGAAAGTCAGCATTTCTGATTATCAGGTTTACTTATTTGCAATACTTAGCCAGTGCTTCTTCTGAACCTTCGTATTCGAGGGCAGAAGCCAATTGAAAATCCTCACAAGCCCCAGCTATATTTTTCATAGCTATTTTTAATAAACCTCTGTTAAAGTAAGCTTGCCCAAACTCCTTGTCTACTGCAATAGCATTGCCATAAGCTTTGAGTGCTTCCTCAGTTTTTCCGATTTTCTGAAGTGCCCTGGCTTTCATAAATGAAGCCATTGCCGGCGCTCCTGATATATCAGCTGCCTGATTAGAATAAAGCAGGGCATTGGTATAGTTCTGCTGATTATAGTTTACATTGGCCAAGCTGAGGAGTACCTGAAAGTTATTAGGTTCTGTCTCTAAGGCTTTCTGATAGTCAGCCTTAGCTGCTTCCAGATCACCTTGCTCTTCCAGCGCTCTGCCTCTATTGTAGAGCATACGCACATCGTTGGGGTTATACTTTAAATCTTCAGAATATTCATCAGCTGCTTTGGCGTATTCGCCTTGATTGAAATATACATCTCCTGTACTGGTTTTCTTTTCCGAACAAGACCAGAGGGAAATGTAGATTAAGCAAGCCAAAAAAGCTTTGATACTAGTTTTCATTTTAATTGGATTAGACTGCTACATTATTTTCTCTGAGCGCATCATTCAGTGATGTTTTGAGATCAGTAGAGGCTTTTCTTTGACCGATGATCAAAGCGCAGGGCACCTGGAAGGTACCAGCAGGAAAATTTTTAGAGATGGACCCTGGAATCACTACCGATCTTTCTGGTACGTATCCTTTATATTCTTTGGGCTCAGCTCCGGTTACATCTATGATTTTGGAACTAGCAGTCAAAGTCACTCCTGCTCCTATCACCGCTTGCTTACCTATTCTGACGCCTTCTACTATAATCGCTCTGGATCCTATGAATGCTCCATCTTCAATGATCACCGGAGCTGCCTGAATAGGCTCTAAAACTCCTCCAATCCCTACTCCACCACTCAAATGAACATCTTTGCCGATCTGCGCACAAGAACCGACAGTAGCCCAAGTGTCAACCATCGTGCCACCTGCTACATAAGCACCAATATTAACATAACTTGGCATCATCACTACTCCAGACGCCAGGTAAGCCCCGTAGCGAGCCACTGCATGAGGTACTACACGCACACCTTTAGCAGCATAATCGCTTTTTAATGCCATTTTATCATGGAACTCAAAAGGACCTACCTCTATGGTTTCCATTTTTTGGATGGGGAAATACAGGATTACCGCCTTTTTCACCCAGTCATTTACTTTCCAATTTCCGTCCTCGGTAGGTTCAGCAACTCGGATTTTACCTTCATCTAAGTCGGCGATTACAGCTCTAATGGCCTGCTGGGTGTTATCTTCTTTTAAAAGTTCTCGGTTTTCCCAAGCCTGCTCAATGATTGTTTTCAGTTCCATTATTTTGGTTAGTTTCGTTTATGAGTGGAAAATTTGTTTCTCGAATTCCAGTCTTGATTGCCTCAAGCCTTAAGCCCGCCAAAGATACAAGAGCTTGGGGAAAGCTTGGCCTTTCATTGCGAGAAACAGGGCTATACACCTTAAATTTTATGGGATTTTCACAAAAACCCGTTGAAAATTGTGAAGGTGAAATCCATTATGCTTCCCTAGCCCGTACCCAATCAACCTGGGCAAGACTATACGCACAGCTGAGATTTTTGAAAATTTTACTCAAAGTGAGACCAAAAATCCTCATCGTATGTACCTACGAGTTTCTTCCTATAGCCTGCTTTTTTAAGCGGAAAATCGGGTATGCTTTACTTTACGATGTGCAGGAAAACTACATCAAAAACCTGGATCTGAATCCGGAATTGACAGAAACCAAAAAGTCAAAAGCAAAGGCATTAATCCGAGAAGCTGAGCAAATCTCTGGGGTAGATTTATACCTTTTGGCAGAAAAATGTTATCAAATAGAAATGCCAGAGAAGAAGCCTTTTTTGGTTCTGGAAAATAAATTCTCTGGAAAAATCCATGTGAAATCTCCTATCAATATTGGTGGGCAAAGCAGTTTTAGATTCTTACTATCGGGTACTATTACTCCAGCATTTGGCTGTCTGGAAGCTGTAAAATGGTTCAAAGAAATTGCTGCAAAATTCCCAAATTCCAGCCTGGAAATACTGGGACATGTCACCCTGCCCAAGTTTAAAAATGAGCTCGAAAAAGCCTGCTTAAACCACTCCAATATTCATTTGAATATTCAGGAAAATCCAGTGGACCATTCGAGGATTTTGGAGGCGATGAAGCAGGCAGATTTTGCACTTTTGCCTTATCAAAATCATGCAGCGATCCGGGACAAAATGCCCACAAAACTATTTGAATCTGCAGCGCTGGGAGTGCCGGTTTTGATTAGTCCAAATCCAATTTGGGAGGATTTTTTAGCTGATTTTTCTGGTGGGTTTTCTGTGGATTTTTCTAATCCAAGTAGTGCTATTGCAACTTTCGAAGCTGCCTTAAGCATGGAATATTTTACCCAAATTCCATCAGATAGCATACTCTGGGATTCTCAGAAAAAAAAATTTATTCAAGCTATAGCTTCTCTTTAAACCCAGGAGGTATGTGGATAGCTATCCACACTTATCCACTCTCATCCTATATTTTACACTCATTTCCACCAAATGGAAACTCTGAAAAAACACCCAATCACCTATCATTATTTTAGTATTCAAATCTACAACACATTGTTATAAAACAACTTACACACTTTTTTAGACAGTATAAATTTTATTTTTAGTCATCTCTAAATCCTTGATCACATAAAATTTCGACTTATCCACAGCGGTTTTAGGCAATATAAAATATATTTTTAGCTATATCTAAATAAATTTTTATATTTGGGTAATTGAAAAATGCACCAGTCATGACGCTTACCACAGCTGAGGAGAATTACCTCAAAGCCATCTACCATCTATCAGAGGGCGGAACCAAAAGTGTATCCACAAACGACGTGGCCGCGGAGATGAAAACCAAGCCCGCCTCAGTCTCGGACATGCTCCGCAAACTAGGAGACAAAGCCGTGATCGAGTACAGAAAATACTATGGGGTAAACATCACTGAAGAGGGCAAAAAAAGAGCACTTCAGACCATCCGAAAACATAGGCTTTGGGAAGTGTTTTTGGTGGACAAATTACAGTTTGCATGGGACGAGGTCCATGAGGTGGCAGAAGAGCTGGAACACATTCAATCTCCCCTACTCATCCAGCGTCTTGATGCGTTTTTGAACTATCCGAAATTTGACCCACACGGTGATCCGATTCCCGATGAATATGGTGACGTGAGAGCCAGACCTAGATTGGCTTTGATCGAAATGGACATTGACCAATCTGGCCAGATCGTGGCAGTAAAAGACAGCTCGGCGGCCTTCCTAAAATACCTCGATAAAGTAGGCGCTTACATCGGAGCCCGAATCAAAATATTGGATAAAGTCGAGTTTGATGGATCCATGGAAATTCTCGTGGATCAGAAAAAAACACTCTTCATGTCCAAGGATGTCGCAGCAAATATTCTGGCTATTCAATCATGAGAAATCTCCTCACAGTAGCCCTCCTTTTGTCCCTTTCGTTTTCTTGCAAATTTGAAAGCAAGGAGGAACGCATAAAGCCAAAAATCGTAGCCACTACCAGTATTCTCGCGGATGGCATAAGAAACCTGGTCGGTGACAATGCAGAAGTGGTGGCACTCATGCCGGCCGGTGTAGACCCACATCTTTACAAAGCCTCCGTTCGTGACCTGGATTTGCTTCAGGAGGCTGATTTGGTCGTCTACCACGGGCTTTTCCTGGAGGGAAAAATGACTGAGATTTTTGAAAAGTTAGCTTTCAGCCAAAATCTCATCAATGTATCTGAAACTATTCCAGAAGAACTTCTGATTCGTTCAGGTCCAGAAGCCCACAGTGTTGACCCGCATATATGGTTTGATGTGTCGCTTTGGACCCTAGCTTTATTTCATGCCGCTGATGAAATCA
This genomic window from Algoriphagus sp. TR-M9 contains:
- a CDS encoding tetratricopeptide repeat protein gives rise to the protein MKTSIKAFLACLIYISLWSCSEKKTSTGDVYFNQGEYAKAADEYSEDLKYNPNDVRMLYNRGRALEEQGDLEAAKADYQKALETEPNNFQVLLSLANVNYNQQNYTNALLYSNQAADISGAPAMASFMKARALQKIGKTEEALKAYGNAIAVDKEFGQAYFNRGLLKIAMKNIAGACEDFQLASALEYEGSEEALAKYCK
- a CDS encoding molecular chaperone DnaJ, translating into MNKKTTYSLLLILCFMLVLPNLSKAQLGPNLGQMDHWMKGAKAAIERNDYETANGIFRNMIDSGQQLPEEMPYYFAETLYHLKQYDNASNFVNKYLELSGFKGQNYQGAQELQEKLAGPLQEIQECQLCDRRGYRYQNCFTCDGKRQVEQDCHYCKAKGIVGCSRCSGSGMITKVNIFNIVEYFECERCAGKGRLTCPVCEGSLKEVSSCRTCGGSGKLSSEALCDHLEEAHEH
- a CDS encoding metal-dependent transcriptional regulator, which encodes MTLTTAEENYLKAIYHLSEGGTKSVSTNDVAAEMKTKPASVSDMLRKLGDKAVIEYRKYYGVNITEEGKKRALQTIRKHRLWEVFLVDKLQFAWDEVHEVAEELEHIQSPLLIQRLDAFLNYPKFDPHGDPIPDEYGDVRARPRLALIEMDIDQSGQIVAVKDSSAAFLKYLDKVGAYIGARIKILDKVEFDGSMEILVDQKKTLFMSKDVAANILAIQS
- a CDS encoding glycosyltransferase, translated to MGFSQKPVENCEGEIHYASLARTQSTWARLYAQLRFLKILLKVRPKILIVCTYEFLPIACFFKRKIGYALLYDVQENYIKNLDLNPELTETKKSKAKALIREAEQISGVDLYLLAEKCYQIEMPEKKPFLVLENKFSGKIHVKSPINIGGQSSFRFLLSGTITPAFGCLEAVKWFKEIAAKFPNSSLEILGHVTLPKFKNELEKACLNHSNIHLNIQENPVDHSRILEAMKQADFALLPYQNHAAIRDKMPTKLFESAALGVPVLISPNPIWEDFLADFSGGFSVDFSNPSSAIATFEAALSMEYFTQIPSDSILWDSQKKKFIQAIASL
- a CDS encoding 2,3,4,5-tetrahydropyridine-2,6-dicarboxylate N-succinyltransferase — translated: MELKTIIEQAWENRELLKEDNTQQAIRAVIADLDEGKIRVAEPTEDGNWKVNDWVKKAVILYFPIQKMETIEVGPFEFHDKMALKSDYAAKGVRVVPHAVARYGAYLASGVVMMPSYVNIGAYVAGGTMVDTWATVGSCAQIGKDVHLSGGVGIGGVLEPIQAAPVIIEDGAFIGSRAIIVEGVRIGKQAVIGAGVTLTASSKIIDVTGAEPKEYKGYVPERSVVIPGSISKNFPAGTFQVPCALIIGQRKASTDLKTSLNDALRENNVAV